A single window of Carassius gibelio isolate Cgi1373 ecotype wild population from Czech Republic chromosome A19, carGib1.2-hapl.c, whole genome shotgun sequence DNA harbors:
- the LOC127935576 gene encoding perforin-1-like, translating into MGQFQIYLIFWALLLMTISGEDDLGASKECKDAPFVPGYNLAGEGFDVVTMERKGSYVINTEKWDLGNGTCKLRQNRYMNGIKQKLPVAVVHWRTLPKCSMKVSSQIFESSEALVNDSSSALSVSWKVGIDVKAVGAAVGSTHSREAKFAMTKSKEDKYSFTKHEVGCNFYSYRVAAKPPLHEEFFEAIKSLPASYDPDAYRSLITTYGTHYTTSVKLGGQMKAITAIKSCQAAVSGLTDTAVKDCLDVEASGSYSVATVKAEAHFCKEKKKKMGTNEKFSSMFSERQTEIIGGNINGEDLLFSGSSHPDSLKKWLESLKSLPDIVHYSLKPLHFLLSNKHPARKGLKKAVEEYIIQNALMKVCSGPCNIGRKCSARDRCACVCESSQIITSNCCPPAKGLATLKVYNLSAKGLYGDAFTETDGTVSVTYDQQIKRTETIEDDDNPRWSETFEFGPIKIRMDNKLTFEVYDADSNWDSDLLGSCSFDLRSGVVTDACVFKYGTFFFTYEMKCAPSLQGPQCDVHKPSPMAAHLADIFSSRNGVLVKDLPRLELALNNSDKFNFKSTYGKLMML; encoded by the exons ATGGGGCAGTtccagatttacttaattttctgGGCATTGCTTCTTATGACCATTTCTGGAGAGGATGACTTAGGTGCATCAAAAGAGTGTAAGGATGCTCCCTTTGTTCCAGGATACAATCTTGCTGGAGAAGGATTTGATGTTGTGACCATGGAGCGAAAAGGTTCTTATGTGATCAACACAGAAAAATGGGATTTGGGGAATGGAACTTGTAAATTACGCCAAAACAGGTACATGAATGGAATTAAACAGAAGCTACCAGTAGCAGTTGTACACTGGAGGACCTTGCCAAAGTGTTCAATGAAAGTCTCCAGTCAGATCTTTGAATCAAGTGAAGCACTGGTCAATGATTCATCGTCAGCACTCTCAGTCAGCTGGAAAGTTGGAATAGACGTCAAGGCTGTTGGAGCTGCAGTTGGAAGCACTCATTCCAGGGAAGCAAAATTTGCAATGACAAAATCAAAAGAAGACAAATACAGTTTCACCAAACATGAAGTTGGGTGCAATTTTTACAG TTATCGTGTAGCTGCAAAGCCTCCTCTTCATGAAGAGTTTTTTGAAGCAATCAAATCACTCCCTGCATCCTACGATCCAGACGCCTACCGCAGCCTGATCACCACATATGGCACTCACTATACCACAAGTGTTAAGTTAGGAGGGCAAATGAAAGCTATAACAGCCATCAAATCCTGTCAGGCTGCAGTGAGTGGACTTACAGACACTGCGGTGAAGGATTGTTTGGATGTGGAAGCCTCTGGTTCCTACAGTGTAGCAACTGTGAAGGCAGAAGCACATTTTtgtaaagaaaagaagaagaagatgggCACAAATGAAAAGTTCAGCTCCATGTTCAGTGAGCGTCAGACAGAGATTATTGGAGGAAACATCAATGGAGAAGATTTGCTTTTTTCTGGTTCATCACATCCAGATTCCCTTAAAAAATGGCTTGAGTCTTTGAAGAGTCTCCCTGACATTGTGCATTACTCTCTTAAACCCCTTCATTTCTTACTGAGTAACAAACATCCTGCAAGGAAAGGACTGAAGAAAGCTGTGGAAGAATACATCATTCAAAATGCCCTCATGAAGGTTTGCTCTGGTCCTTGCAATATTGGCAGGAAGTGCAGTGCAAGAGACCGATGTGCTTGTGTTTGTGAAAGTAGTCAAATTATAACGTCTAACTGTTGTCCACCTGCAAAAGGACTTGCCACCCTGAAAGTCTACAATCTCAGTGCCAAAGGTCTGTATGGAGATGCATTTACAGAAACAGATGGAACTGTAAGTGTTACATATGACCAACAAATCAAGCGCACTGAGACCATTGAAGATGATGATAATCCACGTTGGTCAGAAACATTTGAGTTTGGACCTATTAAGATAAGAATGGACAATAAACTAACTTTTGAAGTATATGATGCAGACAGTAACTGGGACAGCGATCTCCTTGGTTCATGCTCTTTTGATCTTAGAAGTGGAGTTGTGACTGAtgcttgtgtttttaaatatggcACCTTCTTTTTTACCTATGAAATGAAATGTGCACCCAGTCTGCAGGGCCCACAGTGTGATGTTCACAAACCTTCTCCAATGGCTGCCCACCTGGCTGATATTTTCAGCTCAAGAAATGGTGTTCTGGTTAAAGACCTGCCGAGGCTTGAATTAGCTCTCAATAACTCAGATAAGTTCAATTTCAAGAGCACTTATGGAAAGCTGATGATGTTGTGA